In Stieleria varia, one genomic interval encodes:
- a CDS encoding PTS sugar transporter subunit IIA, translating into MKFADFISTKSIQAELKAVTKEEAIKELVQSLLDSGEVAADQRDEIIAAIMKREELGSTGIGRGVAVPHTKHPSVQKLVGTVGVSEEGVDFDSLDGERVQLFFLLISPPERPGDHLRALENISRQLRDETFCRFLKQSKTADDISQLLQEADDNQFASG; encoded by the coding sequence ATGAAGTTTGCAGATTTTATCAGCACCAAGTCGATTCAAGCCGAGTTAAAGGCGGTCACGAAAGAAGAAGCGATTAAGGAACTGGTTCAGAGTCTATTGGACTCTGGCGAAGTCGCCGCGGATCAACGTGACGAGATCATCGCTGCCATCATGAAGCGAGAAGAGCTTGGTAGTACTGGAATCGGTCGCGGTGTTGCCGTGCCCCACACAAAGCATCCCAGTGTTCAGAAGCTGGTCGGAACGGTGGGTGTCAGCGAAGAAGGCGTTGATTTCGACTCGCTCGACGGCGAGCGTGTTCAGCTTTTCTTCCTGCTGATCAGCCCTCCAGAACGGCCCGGTGATCACCTTCGAGCACTGGAAAACATTTCCCGACAGCTTCGTGACGAAACGTTCTGTCGTTTCTTGAAACAAAGCAAGACTGCAGACGACATCAGTCAGTTGCTGCAGGAAGCCGACGACAACCAATTTGCATCCGGCTGA
- a CDS encoding HPr family phosphocarrier protein has product MSQPLSRTVVVRNYQGLHARPADMLVRLANQHQSQIMIGRGGEAVDCKSILSLLTLGAAQGTELFVTAQGTDAQRALDAIEALFESAFDEPTELESHIESERGAEPAGET; this is encoded by the coding sequence ATGTCCCAACCTCTGTCTCGCACCGTCGTTGTTCGCAACTACCAAGGTTTGCACGCCAGGCCAGCAGACATGCTGGTCCGGCTGGCTAATCAGCATCAGTCGCAGATCATGATCGGGCGTGGCGGAGAAGCCGTGGACTGCAAGAGCATTCTGTCACTGCTGACGCTGGGGGCGGCGCAAGGAACAGAATTGTTCGTGACCGCTCAAGGCACAGATGCCCAGAGGGCATTGGATGCGATCGAAGCGTTGTTCGAGTCGGCGTTCGACGAGCCCACCGAGTTAGAGAGCCACATAGAGTCAGAAAGAGGTGCCGAGCCCGCAGGGGAAACCTAA